AGCAGATCGCGCGGGTCCGCGCGGCCGTCGGTGACGACAGCCTCGAGGTCGAGCTCAAGGGCTTGGCCCGCTGGCAGGTCAACGCTCAGGTCGCGCCCCGGTACTCGACGGGCCGATTCTTCTGCCTCGGCGATGCGGTGCACCGCCATCCGCCGTCCAACGGGCTGGGTCTGAACATTTCGGTCGCCGATGCCTACAACCTGGCCTGGAAGCTGGCGCTGGTCTTGGGCGGGCAGGCCGATCCGGCGCTGCTGGAGACTTACTCGGCCGAGCGGCAGCCCGTCGGGGCAGCCGGTGTCCAGCGAGCGATCACCAGCCTCGGTGAGCTGGCCGAGATCGACCGGGCGCTCGGCCTCGAACCGGGTCAGTCGGTCGCGGACGGGTGGGCGGCGCTGCGGGTGCTGGACGAGGCCGGCCCGGACGGCGACGCCCGCCGGGCCGCGCTGCGCAAGGCGGTGGCGCTGACGGACTACCAGTTCAACGCGCACGGTGTCGAGCTGGGCTATCGGTACCGCAGCGACGCCGTGCTCGATGACGACAGCTCTGACGCTCCGTCAGATCGCGATCCGGAGCTGTACTACACCGCCACGACCCACCCCGGGGCCAGGGTGGCGCACGCCCGACTGGAACGCGCCGGCGTTGCGCTCTCGACCTTGGACCTGCCCGCCGGCCTGCGGTTCGCGTTGCTGACCGGTTGCGGCGGCGAGGCGTGGCGCGACGCGGCGGCCGGACTCCCGGTCGACGTCCACGTGATCGGTACCGGCGACCTGCTGGATCCCTACGGAGAATGGGCCGCGCGGCGTGAGGTCGCCTCGACCGGCGCTGTGCTGGTGCGGCCGGACCGGCACGTCGCGTGGCGCTGCGAGCGCCTGCCGGCCGACCCGGCGGCGGTCCTGACCGAGGTGGTCCGCCATATGCTCGGCCCGATCCCGGACCCGACGACGAATCGCCAGGAGTGACCGTGGCTCTGCACCGACTCACCTCGATCACGTTGGGCGTGCCGAACGTCGCGGAGACCGCGGCCTACTACGCGGCCTTCGGCCTGACGCCCACCGGCGCCGGCACGCGGTTCGCCACCCGGGACGGCGGGGAGCAGCTGAGAATCGTCGAGGCGCCGATCCGGCGCCTGGTCGAACTCGGCGTCGGCGTCGACGACGCGGATGACCTGCACCGGATTGCCGCGAACCTGAACCGCCTGGACATCGTGTTCTCGACCGAACCCAACGCACTGCGGGCGCTCGACCCGAATTCCAATTTGCTGGTCGTGCTGCAGATCGCGGCACACCTGGAACAGGCGCCCGCCGAGCAGGTTCCCTACAACGGCCCCGGCCGACCTTCCAGAGCCAACGGCCGCGCCCCGGGGGTCGAGCGGGAGGACGTGGTCCGGCCGCGCAAGCTGGGCCACGTCGTGATCGGCTCACGCGACCAGGAAGCCAGCCAGCGCTTCTTCACCGAAGGGCTCGGCTTCGCGGTCAGCGACCAGGTGCCCGGCCTGGCCAGCTTCCTGCGCTGCTCCACCGACCACCACAACATCCTCGTCCAGCGTGCGCCGGTGGACTTCCTGCACCACACCGCCTGGGAGGTCGACGACGTCGACGAGGTCGGCCGCGGTGCGACCGCGATGCTCGAAGGCCATCCAGAACGCCACGTCTGGGGTCTCGGCCGGCACCACATCGGGTCGAACTTCTTCTGGTACCTCAAGGACCCGGCGGGCAACTTCTCCGAGTACTACAGCGATCTGGACTGCATCGTCGACGACGCGCTCTGGAAGCCGTCGGTGGTCTCCGGCGCCCGCGGCCTCTACAGCTGGGGCCCGCCGGTGCCCCCGTCGTTCCTCAATCCCGAAGACCTGGCCGCCCTGATGACCGACGCGCACAGCGCCCGCTGACTAGGAGTCAGAAATGCGTATTGCCAACATCGACGGCCGACTGGCCCTGGTCGCGGGAGAATTGGCACTCGACGTCGAACGAGCCAGCGGCGGACGGTTCCCCGCCGACCCGGACCTGGTCCTGCAACGGTGGCCGGAGTTCGCGGCCTGGGGGGCCGGGCGATCGGTCGACGACGGCGAGCCGTTCACCGTGGCGCGGGTCGGTCCGCCGCTGCGCCGGCCGGCCCAGATATTCGCGATCGGCCTGAACTACCGCGCCCACGTCGAGGAGGCGGGTGTCCGGCAGGCCCCTTCTACGCCCGCGGTGTTCACCAAGTTCGTCACCAGCCTCGCCGGACCGTACGACACCGTGCACCTGCCCAGTGACCAGGTGGACTGGGAGGTCGAACTGGTCGCGGTGATCGGCGAACGTGCCTACCAGGTCGCGGAACGCGACGCCTGGCGCCATGTCGCGGGTCTGACGGTGGGTCAGGATCTCTCCGAACGGGCGGTCCAGCTCAGCGGTCCCGTGCCGCAGTTCTCGTTGGGCAAGTCGTTCCCGGGCTTCAGCCCGATCGGCCCGGTGCTCGTCACACCGGACGAGTTCAGCGACCCGGACGACCTCGGGCTGCGCTGCGAACTCGGCGAGGAGGTCCTGCAGGACGGCCGCACCAAGGACATGATCTTCTCGGTGCCGCAACTGGTGGCCCGGTTGTCGGCGGTGCTGCCGTTGTTGCCCGGCGACCTGATCTTCACCGGCACCCCGTCGGGGGTCGGCATGGGAAGCGACCCGAAGCGCTATCTGGTGCCGGGCAGCACCCTCGTCAGCACCGTCGAGGGCATCGGTGAACTGCGGAATCCTTTGGTCGCCGGTCCTCGGTACGCGGCGGAGTGAGCCGTGCTGTTGAGCTGCATGCTGCCCGCGGCCGCACCGTTCGGTGAGCTCATCGAGCAGGCGCGCCTTGCCGACGGGTTCGGCTACGACATGATCGCCTGCAACCACATCGCGGCCCGCGACTCGTTCGGTGTGCTGAGCGCGCTGGCAATGGTCACCGAACGGGTTCACCTGGCGACCGCCGTCGCACCGATC
The Sporichthyaceae bacterium DNA segment above includes these coding regions:
- a CDS encoding fumarylacetoacetate hydrolase family protein; its protein translation is MRIANIDGRLALVAGELALDVERASGGRFPADPDLVLQRWPEFAAWGAGRSVDDGEPFTVARVGPPLRRPAQIFAIGLNYRAHVEEAGVRQAPSTPAVFTKFVTSLAGPYDTVHLPSDQVDWEVELVAVIGERAYQVAERDAWRHVAGLTVGQDLSERAVQLSGPVPQFSLGKSFPGFSPIGPVLVTPDEFSDPDDLGLRCELGEEVLQDGRTKDMIFSVPQLVARLSAVLPLLPGDLIFTGTPSGVGMGSDPKRYLVPGSTLVSTVEGIGELRNPLVAGPRYAAE
- a CDS encoding FAD-dependent monooxygenase, which encodes MATIEIGVPVLIVGAGPAGLTASLALRRYGIDNLVIEQYPSTAHTPRAHIVNQRTVEILRHLGIEDRFHAVATPQRMMRNNLWVTSLAGREVARSETWGTSPERAGEYEAASPVPMANCPQTVLEPLLVEAARDAGADIRFQHVFESAKADEYGVTSTVLDRTAGDTLIVRSQYVLGADGARSAVLEQTGLTVDGPAGLAQAANIWFRADLSKYLAHRPGVLVWNVMPGPLAPLRLGTLICHKPWTEFVLAFIYDPAELDLATMSDAEQIARVRAAVGDDSLEVELKGLARWQVNAQVAPRYSTGRFFCLGDAVHRHPPSNGLGLNISVADAYNLAWKLALVLGGQADPALLETYSAERQPVGAAGVQRAITSLGELAEIDRALGLEPGQSVADGWAALRVLDEAGPDGDARRAALRKAVALTDYQFNAHGVELGYRYRSDAVLDDDSSDAPSDRDPELYYTATTHPGARVAHARLERAGVALSTLDLPAGLRFALLTGCGGEAWRDAAAGLPVDVHVIGTGDLLDPYGEWAARREVASTGAVLVRPDRHVAWRCERLPADPAAVLTEVVRHMLGPIPDPTTNRQE
- a CDS encoding VOC family protein; its protein translation is MALHRLTSITLGVPNVAETAAYYAAFGLTPTGAGTRFATRDGGEQLRIVEAPIRRLVELGVGVDDADDLHRIAANLNRLDIVFSTEPNALRALDPNSNLLVVLQIAAHLEQAPAEQVPYNGPGRPSRANGRAPGVEREDVVRPRKLGHVVIGSRDQEASQRFFTEGLGFAVSDQVPGLASFLRCSTDHHNILVQRAPVDFLHHTAWEVDDVDEVGRGATAMLEGHPERHVWGLGRHHIGSNFFWYLKDPAGNFSEYYSDLDCIVDDALWKPSVVSGARGLYSWGPPVPPSFLNPEDLAALMTDAHSAR